A stretch of DNA from Sporolituus thermophilus DSM 23256:
AGACGGCATCAATGCACAGCGCCAGCAGTTTGGCCCGCTCTATAAGGCCGTCAATTTCGATATATTCCCGTTCACTATGGTTTAGTCCGCCGCGCGGCCCCATGGAGCACACGGTCGGCGCCCCTACCCGGGTCGTCCAGGCCGCGTCAGAGCCGCCGCCGACGACAAAGCCGCCAATCTCCTCAATGCCAAGTTTGCGTCCCTGTTCCTGCACCAGTTTAAACAGGCTGAGCACCTTATCCGTGGTTTCCATCGGCATGAACACAATTTCGTCGCCGGTCAGCACCGTTTCCGTACCAGGGACATACGTCCGGGCCGCGATTTCCCGCACCGCCTGCAGCACCTTTTCCGCTTCCTCGACTTTGGTAAAGCGGATGTCGACCTTTGCGTACGCTTCCGGCGGAACAACGTTTTGGGCCACTCCGCCCCGGAACACGCCGACATTCACCGTCGTCCCGGTTTCCGGATTGGTGAGGTTGTGAAGGTCGATGGTCTTATAGGCCAGTTCAAGCACGGCGCTGGCGCCCTTTTCCGGCTCATTGCCGGCATGGGCCGCCCGCCCTTTTACCGTTAGTTCGGGAATAATCACCCCTTTGCGGCCGATGACGACCCCGCCGTCAGGGCGCCCCGATTCCATATTGAACACCGCATCCTTGCCCCGCGCTTCGCGTTCGAAGATTTCCACGGCGTTAGTCTTGGGATGGGCCGTTTCCTCGTCACCACAAAAGAAGACGGTGATATTTTTGTCATTCCAGCCATGCTCATACATGGCTTCCAGCGCAAACAGCGCCGCCGTGATACCGCCTTTCATATCCAGGACGCCCGGACCATAGGCCTTGCCGTCCTTGACCGTGAAGGGACGGGCGGCGGCCGTGCCTTTAGGGAAGACGGTATCCATATGGCCCATAATCATTACCTGCTTGTCGCCGGCGCCCTTTTTCCGGGCCAGCACATGAGTGCAGGCGCCAGGATACTCGAGATATTCGACAGCAAAACCCAGCTCGGCCAGCTTGCCGCCGACAAGGCGCGCCACCTGGTCAATGCCTTCCGGATTGTCGATACCCGAGTCGATATTCACCAGGCTTTCCAGAAAACGCAGCATAGTTTGCTCTTTGGCGGCAATTGCATCAAGAATCTTGTCCATGAAGACAACCTCCCCATATATTTTAAATAAACAGGCGCATCAGCAGCATGCCGATCGCGGCGTCCAACAGGCAGATGGCAAACATCAGCGGATGATACTTGGGGTTAGTGCCGGCAACGATGACAATCCGCACATAGTGGCCAATCAGCGTCCCCATGAGAATGACGCCGGGATAGAGGATGGTAGCCTGCTGGGCCGTCAGCAAGCCCCGCCGGTAAAGGTCGGCCGCCAGTGTGTTGGTAATGGGCGCCGAAGCGGCATATTGGTATGCAACAAAGGTGGTACGCTCGTCATCGGTAATGTGCCCGTTTTCTTTAAGCTGGCGGGTCAAAACCGAGCCAACGTCCGAGCTGTTAAGACTGGCGACGAACGCAAGGCCGCAGATGCCAGGGATACCCAGCAAGGGCCTGAGCAGCGGCGTGAACAACTTGCCCGCTGCCCGCAAAGCGCCGAAGTGCTCACAGACCTCGACGACACCTACCGCAAACATTACGGTCGGGAAGAGGACAAAGGCTTCCATGAACCCCGTCCTGGCGCCGACACCTCCTTTGCCGACCAAGTCGGTGCCGAATTTGCCGTTAAGGACGACAAAGTCAAACGCCGACAACCACTTAAGTCCCAAGGCATCACCCAACACCTTGAACAGGCCGGAAAACATCAGGATGAACACCGCCAGGGCAATCCAGCCTTTAAGGCTGACTTTGTCATGGTCTTTGGCTGCTTCGCTCATAACCTTTCCTCCCTTTGAAAAGTTTACAACTTTACATTGCAAATTCCATGCCAAAAGAAAAAAGACCGCAATATGCAGTCTTTTTCACTCAAACACATTATAGTTGGTTGAATAATAAGTCGATTAATAGGTGTTCTTATCCTGTTTTCAAACCAATTTCTGTCCGGAGGACAGCCCACAGCTCTTCTCCGGCCGGGGTGATGCGGGTGGCCTGCCGGCCCCGGCCGCTGGCCAAAAGCCCGGCGGCTTTGAGGTGCTCAAGCCGGCGCCGAATGGCCTGTTCACTGAGGAAAAAGCCCCGTTCGGCCATCCGCCCGGCCAGCTGGCCGCGGCCCAGCGCACAGCCGAGTGTTTTTGCTTCCCGCAGAATATCCAAAAGGGCAAAATACAGCGGCAACTCCTGCCGGTCGAGGTTGACCGGCAGCCGGGACGGCTCGCTTTCGATTAAAGAAGCCGGCAGAGCAGCGCAGTTGGCGGCTACGAACGGGCCGCCGGCCCGCCCTGACGCGTTGTGGATGGAGTGGGCGAACAACTCTTTACCGGTGCCGTTCTCGCCGAGAATGAGCACATTAAGGTCGCTGGCCGCCAGTTTCCGCGCCGTCTGAATCGTAGCGCGGATTGCCGGCGATATTCCCAAAATATCGTCAAACGTATAGCGAGCCAAATGGCCACGGGCTTTGAGCGCGCTGCGCACCTCACTTTCCATGCGTATAACATCGGTTACGTCGCGCAGAGCAACCACACAGCCGTCAATCATCCCGCCGCTGTCTTTGACCGGCGAAACGGTTACATGGTAGGTCTTCCCGGCCATTTGTACCAGGTTTTTCCCGGCAATTAACTCATACTGACTACTAAGACAACCGCGCAATCCGGGAAAGACGTCAAGCAGCCATTTGCCGGTCGGACTATCGTCACCACCGGTCGCCAGCCGCCGGGCCACATCGTTAAGCACCCGGATATTGCCATTATTATCAATCGCGATCAGGGCGTCCTCGACGGTGTTCAGCACCGTCCTAATCTGGTTGTGCAGCGTCTCAATATGCTTGACGGCCTGCTTGAGACGTTCGGTCCGCCGCACTATTTCCCGGGAATAACGCAAAGTAAGCAAACCCGAATTGTCCAGGGGATAATTGATAATATGCGCAATTTCAACCAGGCTGGCCAATTCCACTTCCCGCGAACCGATGTCGATGACTTTTTTTATCCAGGGGGGAAGTCCATCCCGGTCGCCGGCCACAACTGCCGTGGTTATGGTCTTGCACAGTTCGTGGTCGTCATCGTACAGGGAATAGCACTCAATGTGCGACATGCCCAATTCCCGGATGGACGCGGCCAGTTCCCGGCAGCCAGCGGGGTATTTATGGCAGACAAGAACTTTTGTCCCGTTAGGCAGCGCCAGCAGCGCGTCCAATGCGGCCACCCCGAGGGATCGGCGAGCTACCAACGTGCGGGTAGCGGGATGAATATGGGGAGCGGCCAGGGGAAGCACGGCGCTACTGGAGATAACCGCCACATCGGCTTTAACCGGGGCGGTAGGGAGCGCTTGCGGACGTTCCAGGCAATAAGACTGGATTATAACATTATCGCTTGCAAAGAAGCCGGCCAATTGGCCGGCTATTGATTTGGCTGTCGTCTCTCCTAAAGCAAACACGGCGATACAGGCAGTCATCATTATCCTCCCCGCATAAAGCAGCGCTGCCGCTAAGCCTGCGCCCTCCCCCTGTCCAGCCGCTCACGCCGCCGCTTAGCATAGATGGCAAGCAGGTCAGGCGGCGGATCTGATTGCAAACAATAGTCCGGAGCCAATTCGGCAAGTCTTTCCACCGCCGCCTTCAAATCATAGTAGACCTCCCATTTGGCGCGGACCAAATCCTGGCCGGTCAGGCGGAGCAGGTAAGCAGGATGGTAGGTAGCGATGGCCGGTATGCCGTACTTGGTCGTGAACCACCGGCCGCGGTCTTTGGTGATGCGGGCATTGGGCTGGTACAGGTATTTAAGGGCGACACTACCCAGCGCGACGATAACTTTCGGCTTTACCAGGGCAACTTCGGCATCCAGCCACCGGCCGGCGCAAACTTGTCCCTCTTCGACAGTCGGCGTCCGGTTGCCGCGGGGCCGGCATTTGACGACATTGGTAGTGTAAATGCGGTCGCGGGTAATGCCTACACTGGCGAGGGCCCGGTCTAAGAGTTGTCCGGAAGGGCCCACGAGCGGTACGCCGTACTCGTCCTCGACGCCGCCAGGGCCTTCTCCCACCAGCATCAGGGGGCTGTCCGGCGTTCCATTATACGAAGTCGGCCCCCGGTTGCCTTCCCGACAAAGCGCGCACTGGCTGCACGCCAAGAGCGCCGCTTCCCATTCGGCATGGGTCTGAACCATTCTTGTCACCTCTATTAAGACCTTAAAAGCAGCTTACATTTCTACAACTATTATAATATATTTGTCCGTGATTGGCGTGGGCAAGATTTCTTACTTTAAAATGGCCCATCATCAGGCACGGCCATCACCACTTGCTTCCGCACTTTTACCGCCGTCCATCCAGTTAACAAAAATATCCACCAAGCGAGGGTCAAACCGTATCCCCGCCAATTTTTTTATTTCCTCAACAGCGGCGTCATGGCTTAAGGCCTGGCCGCCCGGCTCGCCGCTTGTCATGTTGTCGTAGGCGTCTAAAATAGCCAATAAACGGCATGGCAACGGAATTTCCTCGCCCTTGAACCCGAGCGGGTACCCGCCGCCGTTCCACCATTCATGGTGCTTTAAGATCCAATCGGCAATGGGCAGGAGGTCGGGTACGGCCAGCGCAATGCGAAACCCGATTTCGACATGGCGTTGTTTAGTTTCCTCTTCGTCCGGCGTAAAACCGCCCCGTTTGGCAAGAACGTCAGGCGGCAAGCCGACTTTGCCGATATCGTGGAACAAGGCAAACAACTTAAGATCGCGCTGATTAAAGTCGGTCAGACCGCAAGCAAGGGCAAACTCAACAATCCTGTTCTTCAAACGCCTGGCGTGGCCGTTAGCGGATGCATCCCGCGCCACCAGCGCTTTTTTCAAAAGCGGCAGGAGCGAACGGCGCAGTTTGCGACTACGTTCAAATTTCTCCCGGTACATGGCGTTATCAGCTTGTCCAAGGAGGGATAAAATGTCCTCTTTGCTCGCCAGGCCCGTGGCCGTACCTAAGGAAATGCTCAGCGGCAAAGGCGCGGTTCGGTTGGATCGGTTGTACTCAGTCACCGCGGCGCGGATCGCGGTGCATAACTCTTCGGCAATTTCCGGCCTGTCGTCATTGATTATCAGAACAAATTCGTCGCCGCCGACGCGAGCAACCGCGGCATTTTCGGGGCAGCACGCCCGCAGCAGGTCGGCAAACGCCTTAAGTAGCTCGTCCCCGCAGTTGTGGCCAAAAATGTCGTTAACAAGTTTCAGCCCGTCCAAGTCGCAAAAAACGACGTTGATAGCCCGCTGGCCGGATTCCTGGAGTCCTTGCAGCCACGTCTCGATAAAGGCCCGATTGTATACGCCGGTAAGCGCGTCATGGAGGCTAAAATACCTTAGCTGGGCCTCAGCCTGCTCCAGGGACGCCAGCATGCCGTTAATGGCCGTCGCGAGATTGGCGAACTCGTCTTTTCCCTTTATCGCCAGCCGTCGCGACAGGTTGCTGGCAGCTCCGATTTCGGCAACGCCGCCGGCCAAAGCCTTCAGTCGGTCCAACACCTGGCGCTCCACCACCCAGAACGCCGCGGCCATTACCACAAAGCCGACAAGAATTAACGCCAACAGATAGTAGCCGATGGCCGGCATGACCCCCCAATAAAGTTTCCTGCTATCCACCAGTTTGAGCAGCACCGCCGGGTTGCCGTGAATATCAGGCAAGATAAGATACCCGGCAATCGTGTTATTGTCTAACAAAGTTACGAACGGTGAATTTCCTTGTTTCAATGCCGTGCGGGCCTGGCGAAAATCTTCCGGCAGCCCCTGTTCGTCAACCGGCTTGACTGTAAACGACAATTGGACCGTATCGGCCAAGCGCTTAATCCGGTCATCGTCCAGGTAACGGCCAAATAGCAGCATCCCCCGCGCCGGCCCGTTGCCGCTCGAGTCCAAAATCGGCTCGACCACCACCAAGAGCGGTCCTTCCGGCAGCATGACAATACCCTTGACCGGCCGCTTTTCCTGGCCAAGCGTCAATAGCGACGGTGGCAGCGGCAGTTCCCGCCGTCGCTCTAAGTCATACCCTTTGCCGAAAATCAGCTTACCTTCATTGTCAAAAAAGATAATAAAATTGATTTTAGGGCTTATAAAGATGGTTTCCTCCAAATTACTGGCAATATACTCACGGTTGCCGTCCACCACAAACTGGTAGGTATCGTCCCACACCGCCCAGTCGAAAACCTGGTCATCCAGGACGGCGATATCATAGGCAATTACATTGGCCGCTCTGGTCAAGTCTTCCATTACTTCCAATTTTTCCAGTTCCGCGAGGCCACGGAGCAGCACCATGTGGGTAACAGCATACATAACTGCGGCCGCCCCCATCAATATCGCCAGAAACAAGGCAAGCAGCTTTTTGCGTATCGTCACGGCTTCCTCCGGAAAATTCTTTAAAGAATCATTTTCTGTAGAATCACTTTATTTCGCAAAAAAGAGAAAATATCCTGCTGTGACAAGAAGCAAATACCGTCCGGGCGCGACCGGCGCGGGTTCTACACATTCACGCACGGGTAACTCCCCCAAAATTAAAACCGGGCAGCCGCCCGGTTTTCTCAGCCTATTAAAAAAATCTCAACCATAGGTAAATATGACTGACAATAATGCTCATAATCATCATGGGAAAAGCAATCTTGGTAAAGCTTAGAAATCCAATGCTCAGGCCCCGTTTTTCCGCCATACTGGCCACGACAATATTGGCCGAGGCGCCAATAAGGGTGCCGTTGCCACCAAGGCAGGCGCCCAAAGAAAGCGACCACCATAGCGGATTGAGGTCGGTAATGCCGCCCAGCCGACCCATGTCCTGAATAAGCGGGATCATGGTCGCGGTAAAGGGGATATTGTCGACAAAGGCGGAGGCAATGGCCGACAACCAGAGGATAAGCGACCCGGCCAGCGGAACATTGCTGCCGGTAACCGATAGCGCCGCTTTGGCGACCATTTCAATAACGCCGGTGTGCTCAAGCGCACCGACGATAACGAACAGGCCGACGAAAAAGAAGATAACGCCCCATTCGACCGCCTCAAAGGCGTGATCCGGCTCCATTCGGGTTAAAAGCAATAATAGGGCTGCGCCGGCAATGGCCACCGTCGCCGATTCAAGGTGCAGCGCCTGGTGCAACACAAAACCGAGGATAGTTAGGCCAATGATAACCAGGCATTTCTTTAACAGCACCGCATCTTTAATCTGCTCTCTTTCATCCATGGCCAGCACCGCCGCCTGCCACTGGGGGTCGCAGCGCAGGCTCTGTTTATACAGAATGCGGAACCAAGCCATGGTCAGAATATGAATAACAATGATAGCCGGCGTAAGAGCAATGACAAAATCCATGAACCCCAGCCCGGTAGCGCTGCCGATCATGATATTGGGCGGGTCGCCGATCAGCGTCGCCGTGCCGCCAATATTGCTGGCCAGCACTTCCGCCATCAAAAACGGCAGCGGGCTTATCCGCAGCCGCTCGGCAATCGAAAACGTGACCGGCACGATAAGCAGTACGGTAGTAACATTGTCCAGCAGGGCAGAGAGCACCGCCGTGACCGTGGCCAGGGATACCATGATCCAGGCCGGGTCGCCTTTTACCAGTTTGGCTGACCAAATGGCCAGAAATTCAAATATACCCGTGTGGCGGGTAATGCCGACGATCACCATCATGCCAATCAGTAAGCCGATAGTATTAAAATCTACTACTTCAATCGCTGCTTCCTGCGCGAGGACACCGGTTAGGATGACAAGGACGGCGCCGATAAGCGCCACTACCGTCCGGTGAATTTTTTCCGCCACGATCATGGCGTAAACGGCCAAAAAGATGGCCGTGGCGATAGATGCTTGCGTTGTCATTTTTTCCTCCCTAGCAAAAATCTTATGTTTTGGCAAAATAACATTACTTCGCCAGTACCTCCCCCCTCCCGTTTAGTATGTCAAGTAAAAAATGCAAATAGAGGAGCCTGTTTGCCAGACTCCTCCTAAAATTAAACACCATTATGCTTTTTTGCGAATTTATTTTACCATTTATTAACTATTGATGTCAATTATTCCGGGCAGCTATTTCTATAAATTTGTCAATTACTTCTCTGTCCTTGTTCATCCCGTATCAGCCATGCCACCTGGCGCTCAGGCCGGCAAAGTCTATTTACTCCCATCGCCCGACGCCGGCCGCGGCTTAACCCCCGACCAACGGAAATTCATTATTTTGTTGAGCATGTCAAACCAAAACGGCGCTCCCAGCGAAACGGCAAAGGTCGTTAGCAAAAGTCCCAGCAGTTTTTGCAGCCACTGGCCAAAACCCTGGGGAAATTCACGCCACCCCAGCGGCAGCTGCGGATCGGTGACCTTGGCAGCGTAGGTACGGGCGACCTGCCGGCCAGCTACCAGGTCATCGGGCCGGGCATTAGCCGCCTCCACCGCGGACAGGACAATGGTGCCGCGCATGGCCGTATCGTGGTAGATGCGGCCGGCAATTTCCAACGT
This window harbors:
- a CDS encoding M20 family metallopeptidase, with the protein product MDKILDAIAAKEQTMLRFLESLVNIDSGIDNPEGIDQVARLVGGKLAELGFAVEYLEYPGACTHVLARKKGAGDKQVMIMGHMDTVFPKGTAAARPFTVKDGKAYGPGVLDMKGGITAALFALEAMYEHGWNDKNITVFFCGDEETAHPKTNAVEIFEREARGKDAVFNMESGRPDGGVVIGRKGVIIPELTVKGRAAHAGNEPEKGASAVLELAYKTIDLHNLTNPETGTTVNVGVFRGGVAQNVVPPEAYAKVDIRFTKVEEAEKVLQAVREIAARTYVPGTETVLTGDEIVFMPMETTDKVLSLFKLVQEQGRKLGIEEIGGFVVGGGSDAAWTTRVGAPTVCSMGPRGGLNHSEREYIEIDGLIERAKLLALCIDAV
- a CDS encoding nucleoside recognition domain-containing protein, translated to MSEAAKDHDKVSLKGWIALAVFILMFSGLFKVLGDALGLKWLSAFDFVVLNGKFGTDLVGKGGVGARTGFMEAFVLFPTVMFAVGVVEVCEHFGALRAAGKLFTPLLRPLLGIPGICGLAFVASLNSSDVGSVLTRQLKENGHITDDERTTFVAYQYAASAPITNTLAADLYRRGLLTAQQATILYPGVILMGTLIGHYVRIVIVAGTNPKYHPLMFAICLLDAAIGMLLMRLFI
- a CDS encoding sigma 54-interacting transcriptional regulator, producing MTACIAVFALGETTAKSIAGQLAGFFASDNVIIQSYCLERPQALPTAPVKADVAVISSSAVLPLAAPHIHPATRTLVARRSLGVAALDALLALPNGTKVLVCHKYPAGCRELAASIRELGMSHIECYSLYDDDHELCKTITTAVVAGDRDGLPPWIKKVIDIGSREVELASLVEIAHIINYPLDNSGLLTLRYSREIVRRTERLKQAVKHIETLHNQIRTVLNTVEDALIAIDNNGNIRVLNDVARRLATGGDDSPTGKWLLDVFPGLRGCLSSQYELIAGKNLVQMAGKTYHVTVSPVKDSGGMIDGCVVALRDVTDVIRMESEVRSALKARGHLARYTFDDILGISPAIRATIQTARKLAASDLNVLILGENGTGKELFAHSIHNASGRAGGPFVAANCAALPASLIESEPSRLPVNLDRQELPLYFALLDILREAKTLGCALGRGQLAGRMAERGFFLSEQAIRRRLEHLKAAGLLASGRGRQATRITPAGEELWAVLRTEIGLKTG
- a CDS encoding uracil-DNA glycosylase: MVQTHAEWEAALLACSQCALCREGNRGPTSYNGTPDSPLMLVGEGPGGVEDEYGVPLVGPSGQLLDRALASVGITRDRIYTTNVVKCRPRGNRTPTVEEGQVCAGRWLDAEVALVKPKVIVALGSVALKYLYQPNARITKDRGRWFTTKYGIPAIATYHPAYLLRLTGQDLVRAKWEVYYDLKAAVERLAELAPDYCLQSDPPPDLLAIYAKRRRERLDRGRAQA
- a CDS encoding CHASE4 domain-containing protein; amino-acid sequence: MTIRKKLLALFLAILMGAAAVMYAVTHMVLLRGLAELEKLEVMEDLTRAANVIAYDIAVLDDQVFDWAVWDDTYQFVVDGNREYIASNLEETIFISPKINFIIFFDNEGKLIFGKGYDLERRRELPLPPSLLTLGQEKRPVKGIVMLPEGPLLVVVEPILDSSGNGPARGMLLFGRYLDDDRIKRLADTVQLSFTVKPVDEQGLPEDFRQARTALKQGNSPFVTLLDNNTIAGYLILPDIHGNPAVLLKLVDSRKLYWGVMPAIGYYLLALILVGFVVMAAAFWVVERQVLDRLKALAGGVAEIGAASNLSRRLAIKGKDEFANLATAINGMLASLEQAEAQLRYFSLHDALTGVYNRAFIETWLQGLQESGQRAINVVFCDLDGLKLVNDIFGHNCGDELLKAFADLLRACCPENAAVARVGGDEFVLIINDDRPEIAEELCTAIRAAVTEYNRSNRTAPLPLSISLGTATGLASKEDILSLLGQADNAMYREKFERSRKLRRSLLPLLKKALVARDASANGHARRLKNRIVEFALACGLTDFNQRDLKLFALFHDIGKVGLPPDVLAKRGGFTPDEEETKQRHVEIGFRIALAVPDLLPIADWILKHHEWWNGGGYPLGFKGEEIPLPCRLLAILDAYDNMTSGEPGGQALSHDAAVEEIKKLAGIRFDPRLVDIFVNWMDGGKSAEASGDGRA
- a CDS encoding SLC13 family permease, yielding MTTQASIATAIFLAVYAMIVAEKIHRTVVALIGAVLVILTGVLAQEAAIEVVDFNTIGLLIGMMVIVGITRHTGIFEFLAIWSAKLVKGDPAWIMVSLATVTAVLSALLDNVTTVLLIVPVTFSIAERLRISPLPFLMAEVLASNIGGTATLIGDPPNIMIGSATGLGFMDFVIALTPAIIVIHILTMAWFRILYKQSLRCDPQWQAAVLAMDEREQIKDAVLLKKCLVIIGLTILGFVLHQALHLESATVAIAGAALLLLLTRMEPDHAFEAVEWGVIFFFVGLFVIVGALEHTGVIEMVAKAALSVTGSNVPLAGSLILWLSAIASAFVDNIPFTATMIPLIQDMGRLGGITDLNPLWWSLSLGACLGGNGTLIGASANIVVASMAEKRGLSIGFLSFTKIAFPMMIMSIIVSHIYLWLRFF